One genomic window of Desulfuromonas sp. AOP6 includes the following:
- a CDS encoding response regulator: MAKGRLLAIDDEKFFRELYRDLLRGEGYDVRVAASGEEALDILNAEGAFDLVITDMEMPGMNGVETTEAIKRLYPEQEVIVVTAQHDVTLAVESMKRGVADYILKPIHAEEFLLLINRVLFRQALHVERTKLFNENLEFLSILLAYRKCLVFLKVDDPDRLGDLILDTLMELLKAEGAVIWLAEDGGRQYRFQSCRGRSVPPVGDEVFRPNEVERRLIHGGKAVTMDRGAALWLPLLSGVEPLAFIRVERPAQRPDFSREDQAVADAVGEFAASALVGSLQRRRFDRQCFRVRPEGCYTLSFLTDTLERELRRCDRYGRNLSLIKLVVANYREVAYRFLDRELGEVVGRMADTLQSVLRDADILAMESPDQYFILLPETDYWGALVAQKRIRKALAGQLCVVGPKKQVDLDVLMRSASFPVDGATFTALRATVEKNIAQLPDSLFRRAGMESLSFWQIVDGLLADKGASPAPRGRVEDFAQSSSFGLDSGRMNTLMEAFCREVVESNRVRGIVYRGCSDFATVRQSLGQVEALEQSATSLFLLGGENRVNWDYQRIHPIYIDDPRFSQVDFLLYLNEDHAYALFTRQVEGEVVGFHSCDFFFVENLIAKLQEQYRLQALI, from the coding sequence ATGGCCAAAGGCAGACTTCTCGCTATAGACGACGAAAAATTTTTCCGGGAACTCTACCGGGATCTCCTCCGTGGCGAGGGATACGATGTTCGTGTGGCCGCCAGCGGCGAGGAGGCCTTGGACATCCTCAACGCGGAAGGCGCCTTCGATCTGGTTATTACCGATATGGAAATGCCGGGCATGAATGGCGTGGAGACCACGGAGGCCATCAAGCGGTTGTATCCGGAACAGGAAGTGATCGTGGTGACGGCTCAGCATGACGTGACCCTGGCCGTGGAATCCATGAAGCGTGGTGTCGCCGATTATATTCTCAAGCCGATCCATGCAGAGGAATTCCTTCTGCTCATCAACCGCGTCCTCTTCCGCCAGGCTCTCCATGTCGAGCGGACCAAATTGTTCAACGAAAATCTCGAATTCCTCTCCATTCTCCTGGCCTATCGCAAATGTCTCGTTTTTCTGAAGGTGGACGATCCGGATCGTCTCGGCGATCTGATTCTCGATACCCTCATGGAGTTGCTTAAGGCCGAAGGGGCCGTCATCTGGCTGGCCGAGGACGGTGGTCGGCAATATCGCTTTCAGAGCTGTCGCGGGCGGTCCGTTCCCCCGGTCGGGGATGAAGTCTTTCGACCCAACGAAGTAGAGCGCCGGCTTATTCACGGGGGCAAGGCGGTCACCATGGATCGTGGCGCCGCCCTCTGGCTTCCCCTGCTCTCCGGGGTGGAGCCTCTGGCCTTTATTCGGGTGGAGCGCCCTGCGCAAAGACCCGACTTCAGCCGTGAGGATCAGGCCGTTGCCGATGCCGTCGGCGAGTTCGCCGCGAGCGCCCTCGTCGGTAGCCTGCAGCGTCGTCGCTTTGATCGGCAATGTTTCCGCGTGCGTCCGGAGGGCTGCTACACTCTGTCTTTTCTCACGGACACCCTCGAGCGTGAATTGCGGCGCTGTGACCGCTACGGCCGAAACCTGTCGCTGATCAAGCTGGTTGTCGCCAATTACCGGGAGGTCGCCTACCGGTTTCTCGATCGGGAACTCGGGGAAGTGGTGGGGCGTATGGCCGACACCCTGCAGTCCGTCCTGCGCGACGCCGACATACTGGCCATGGAATCACCCGATCAGTACTTCATTCTGCTGCCCGAAACGGACTACTGGGGAGCTCTCGTGGCCCAGAAGCGTATCCGCAAGGCGCTGGCAGGGCAGCTTTGTGTGGTCGGACCGAAAAAACAGGTCGATCTGGATGTGCTCATGCGCTCCGCTTCTTTTCCTGTCGATGGCGCCACCTTTACTGCTCTGCGGGCCACGGTGGAAAAAAACATCGCCCAGCTGCCCGACAGTCTTTTTCGGCGGGCTGGCATGGAATCACTCTCCTTCTGGCAGATCGTCGATGGCCTGCTGGCCGACAAGGGGGCTTCGCCTGCTCCTCGTGGCAGGGTAGAGGATTTCGCCCAGAGCAGTTCTTTTGGTCTGGACAGCGGCAGGATGAATACGCTGATGGAAGCCTTCTGTCGCGAGGTGGTAGAATCGAACCGGGTGCGAGGCATCGTCTACCGGGGCTGTTCTGATTTTGCCACCGTGCGCCAATCCCTTGGCCAGGTCGAGGCCCTTGAGCAGTCGGCGACCTCCCTCTTCCTTTTGGGTGGCGAGAATAGGGTCAATTGGGATTACCAGCGCATCCATCCCATTTACATCGACGATCCGCGTTTTTCGCAGGTCGATTTTCTGCTTTATCTCAACGAAGACCATGCCTATGCCCTCTTTACCCGCCAGGTCGAGGGCGAAGTGGTTGGTTTCCATAGCTGTGACTTCTTTTTTGTTGAAAATCTGATCGCCAAACTCCAGGAGCAGTACCGTCTGCAAGCCCTGATCTAG
- the miaB gene encoding tRNA (N6-isopentenyl adenosine(37)-C2)-methylthiotransferase MiaB encodes MAMEKRFYLETFGCQMNVVDSERIVALLEGIGYRQVEAPESANLVLLNTCSIRDKAERKVYGHLGRFKPIKEENPGLIIGVGGCVAQQEGQRLLDKLPYLDLVFGTHNVHKLPDMVRDVEKNRARCLETEFLDRDTRLRLFPDRAPGESVSRFVTVMQGCDNFCSYCIVPYVRGREVSRPSTQVLDEVRHLAGQGVREVTLIGQNVNSYGRKEVGEISFAQLLHRVQEIEGIERIRFTTSHPKDLSDELIDCFGALDKLCWHLHLPVQSGSDRILHSMNRGYTRAQYLRIVRRLKEVCPEIRITSDIIVGFPGETEADFADTLSLMEEVRYADVFSFLYSSRPETAAAKLKDDLTPEIKQQRFGRLIALQESASASIWAADQGQVLDVLVEGESRQGGGQLFGRTTWNRIVNFHGSRDLIGQIVPVRIKRVYKNSHLGDLQIS; translated from the coding sequence GTGGCTATGGAAAAACGCTTTTATCTCGAAACGTTCGGCTGCCAGATGAATGTGGTGGACTCGGAGCGCATCGTCGCTCTGCTGGAAGGGATCGGTTACCGGCAGGTCGAAGCTCCCGAAAGCGCCAACCTGGTGCTGCTCAACACCTGCTCCATCCGTGACAAGGCCGAACGCAAGGTCTACGGGCATCTCGGCCGCTTCAAACCCATCAAAGAAGAAAACCCCGGTCTTATCATCGGCGTCGGCGGCTGCGTGGCTCAGCAGGAAGGCCAGCGCCTGCTCGACAAGCTGCCCTATCTCGACCTGGTCTTCGGTACCCACAACGTGCATAAACTGCCGGACATGGTGCGGGATGTGGAAAAAAACCGCGCCCGCTGCCTCGAAACGGAATTTCTCGACCGCGACACCCGGCTGCGCCTTTTTCCGGATCGCGCTCCGGGCGAGTCGGTCAGCCGTTTCGTCACCGTTATGCAGGGCTGCGACAATTTCTGCTCGTACTGCATCGTCCCCTACGTGCGCGGTCGCGAGGTCAGCCGTCCCAGCACTCAGGTTCTCGACGAGGTCCGGCATCTGGCCGGGCAGGGCGTACGGGAGGTGACGCTTATCGGCCAGAATGTCAATTCCTACGGCCGCAAAGAAGTGGGCGAGATCTCCTTCGCTCAGTTGCTGCACCGTGTCCAGGAGATTGAGGGGATCGAGCGCATCCGATTCACCACCTCGCATCCCAAGGACCTCTCCGACGAGCTGATCGACTGTTTCGGTGCTCTCGACAAGCTCTGCTGGCACCTGCACCTGCCGGTGCAGAGTGGTTCCGATCGCATCCTGCACAGCATGAACCGGGGCTACACCCGGGCCCAGTACCTGCGTATCGTGCGCCGCCTCAAGGAGGTCTGTCCCGAGATTCGCATCACCTCCGATATCATTGTCGGCTTTCCCGGCGAGACCGAAGCCGATTTCGCCGATACCCTGTCGCTGATGGAGGAGGTGCGCTACGCCGACGTCTTTTCATTCCTCTATTCCAGCCGACCCGAAACCGCCGCCGCCAAGCTTAAAGACGATCTGACACCGGAGATCAAGCAACAGCGCTTCGGTCGCCTCATCGCGCTGCAGGAGTCCGCTTCGGCCTCGATCTGGGCGGCCGACCAGGGGCAAGTGCTCGATGTGCTGGTCGAAGGAGAGAGTCGCCAGGGCGGCGGCCAGCTTTTCGGCCGCACGACCTGGAACCGTATCGTCAACTTTCATGGCAGTCGTGATCTGATTGGCCAGATTGTGCCTGTACGCATCAAGCGCGTGTATAAAAATTCCCATCTTGGCGATCTGCAGATTTCCTGA